A window of the Cucurbita pepo subsp. pepo cultivar mu-cu-16 chromosome LG01, ASM280686v2, whole genome shotgun sequence genome harbors these coding sequences:
- the LOC111791097 gene encoding UPF0496 protein 4-like, translating into MPATDYQGSSAAWGVRRDQLYAMTDSPTSHEQDLDGFQRQVADRFLELASVGADDLLSLSWVQKLLDSFLCCQEEFKLILDSQKSLISKAPLDRLVADYSERSVKALDVCNAIRDGVEQLRQWQKLLEIVVSALDNCNHQKTLGEGQFRRAKKALTDLAICMLDEKDSHTSFLAHRNRSFGRNNVTKDPRSLGHFRSLSWSVSRSWSAARQLQSIGNNLAAPKATELLATNGLAVPIFTMNMVLLFVMWALVAAIPCQDRGLQVHFSLPRSFPWAASILQLHDRIVEESRKRDRRNSCGLLKEIHQIEKCTRLMNDLADAAQFPLAEEKEAELRQRVQELTGVCNTLRTGLDSMERQVREVFHRIVRSRTEGLDSLGRANHSE; encoded by the coding sequence ATGCCAGCTACTGATTATCAGGGTTCATCGGCTGCTTGGGGTGTTCGGCGAGATCAGCTTTACGCTATGACTGATTCTCCGACGTCTCATGAACAGGATCTTGACGGGTTTCAGAGGCAAGTTGCTGATCGGTTCTTAGAGCTTGCGTCGGTTGGTGCTGATGATTTGCTTTCCTTGTCTTGGGTTCAGAAGCTTTTGGATTCGTTTTTGTGCTGTCAGGAGGAGTTTAAGCTCATTCTCGACAGCCAAAAATCTCTAATCTCTAAAGCTCCATTGGATCGATTGGTTGCTGATTATTCGGAGCGTAGCGTTAAGGCGCTTGATGTGTGTAATGCGATTCGTGATGGGGTTGAGCAGCTACGGCAATGGCAGAAGCTCTTGGAGATTGTTGTCAGTGCGTTGGACAATTGTAATCACCAGAAAACTCTTGGGGAGGGCCAATTTCGTCGCGCTAAGAAGGCCCTCACCGATTTGGCTATCTGTATGCTTGATGAGAAAGATTCGCATACCTCTTTCCTTGCCCACCGCAACCGTTCTTTCGGACGGAACAATGTCACGAAAGATCCACGGTCTTTGGGCCACTTTCGATCTCTGTCATGGAGCGTTTCGCGATCGTGGTCGGCCGCACGGCAGCTACAATCGATTGGTAACAATTTGGCGGCCCCTAAAGCGACTGAGCTTTTGGCTACTAATGGGCTTGCAGTTCCTATTTTCACCATGAACATGGTGTTATTGTTTGTAATGTGGGCGCTGGTAGCGGCTATTCCTTGCCAGGATCGGGGTTTGCAGGTTCATTTCTCGTTGCCTCGGAGTTTCCCATGGGCGGCTTCAATCCTTCAACTCCATGATCGAATTGTGGAGGAGTCCAGGAAGAGAGATCGAAGGAATTCCTGTGGGCTGTTGAAGGAGATTCATCAGATTGAAAAGTGCACGCGTCTCATGAATGATTTGGCCGATGCAGCTCAGTTCCCGTTGGCTGAGGAGAAAGAAGCAGAGCTGAGACAGAGAGTGCAAGAGCTAACCGGGGTTTGTAATACTCTGAGGACTGGATTGGACTCAATGGAGCGGCAGGTGAGGGAAGTTTTTCACAGGATTGTTCGCAGCAGGACTGAAGGGCTAGACTCTTTGGGACGAGCTAACCACTCTGAATAG